GCGTTCGAAAACGCCTGGGACAAGCTGAACAGCCGCGCCCCGGCCGGCGTGGAGCCGCTGTTCATACCCAAGATGATGGCCAACAGCCCGGTCGGGCAGCTCGCGATCAAGTTCGGGATCACCGGACCGAGCCTGGTGATCGCCTCCGCCTGCACCTCGGCCACCGACGCCATCGGGCGGGCGCTGCGCTGCATCCGCGCCGGCTTGTGCGACGTGATGATCACCGGCGGTGCGGAGGCGTTGCTGTCGCCCATCTGCTTCGCCGGATTCGGTAACCTGCAGGCCCTCACCACCAGCTTCAACGACACACCGGAGCGGGCCAGCCGCCCGTTCGACAAGGACCGCAGCGGCTTCGTGCTCGCCGAGGGCGCCGGCATCCTGGTGATCGAATCGGCCGACCACGCGGCCGCGCGCGGTGCACCGGTGTACGCCGAACTCGCCGGCTACGGCGCCACCTGCGACGCGCACCACCTCACCGCCCCGCACCCCGAGGGGCTCGGCGCCCAGTCGGCGATGCGGATGGCAATGCGCACCGGCGGGCTGGAACCGCACGAGGTGGACTACGTGAACGCCCACGGCACCTCCACGCCGCTGAACGACCCGATCGAGACGGCCGCCATCAAGGGGGTGTTCGGCGAGCACGCGTATCGGCTCAGGGTGTCGTCCACCAAGTCGATGGTCGGCCACCTGCTCGGCGGGTCCGGCGGCGTGGAGGCGGTGGTTACCATCAAGGCGCTGCACGAGCAGTTCTACCCGCCGACCGCCAATCTGGAAGAGCCGGATCCGGCGTGCGACCTGGACTACGTCGCGCAGCGCGGCGTGGCCGCTCCGATGCGCGCCGCCCTGTCCAACAGTTTCGGGTTCGGAGGCCACAACGGGGTCATTTCCCTGAAGCGCGCCGGCGGTTGATCCACCTGGACACACTCCACCTGCCGCCGGTGCGCCTCACGCCGCCCGCGGAGACGCGGGCCGAGATGCGGATCGCCGGCCTCACCTTTCCGGTCATCGTAAGCCACGAACGGCGCCGCGACGCGCGTGCCACCATCGGGCGGCGGGGCGTGCTGATTCGCCTCCCGGTGGGAGAGCCGATCGCGTGGTGCGACCGGCAGGTGACCTCGCTGCTGCACTGGGCGGCGCGCACCATCGCCCGCGACCCGGGCCGATTCCGCATCCGGCCGCCGCGCAGCTATCACCACGATCAACGGCTCAGCATCGCGGACAGCGAGTTCCGCCTGCACCTGGAGCATACGGACCGCGCCAGCAACGCGGTGCGCCTGGGCGAGGTGGACCGTACCACCGGTTGCCGGACGCTGCACCTGATCCTTGCCGCCGGCCAGACCGAGGAGCAGCGCAACCACGCGCTGCCGCGCCTGGTGAGCCGCGGCCTGGCGCTGGCCAAGGAGCCGGAGCTGCGCGGGCAGGTGGAGGATCTCAACGACACCTACTTTCGCCGTCCGCTCGGCACCGTCCGTTACCGGTATGCGCGCAGCCGCTGGGGGAGTTGCTCGGCGCGCGGCAACATCAGCATCGCCACCCGCCTGCTGCTCGCTCCGCCGGATGTGTTCGAGTACGTGTTGGTGCACGAACTGGCCCACCTCGTGGAGCTCAATCACTCGTCCCGGTTCTGGAACCTGGTGGAGTGCGTGGTGCCCGACTTCCGTACCCACCAGGCCTGGCTGCGCCGGCACCACCAAGACTGCCAGATATAGCGCCCCGGAATCGCCGCCTGCGGCCGCGCTGCCGGCGCAACCGGCCTCCAGCGAGTTGGCTTGCGCCCGCTACGACGATGCCACATAATCGCCCGCGAACATGGCTACTGAAGCTGCTCCCCAGGTGCGCGCCGTCACCCTGGGCCTGGCGCCCAGTTTCGGGTTCGGCGACCGCATCGGGCTCGCCACGCCGGGACACGTGGCGGCGATGGTGCGCAACGGCGCCGGCATCGAACCGATCTTCGCCCAGCAATCGATCCGCGAGATGGAGCGCACCGACCGCTCGCCAACCGAGGTGCTGCACGACGCCCTGCACGGCATGGTCGCCAGTTCGTGGTCGGGAGGCACCGGCGCCGACGCCGACCACCTGAAGACCACCGCGGACGTCGACGCCACGCACGCGGCGGGTTACACCTTCTACACGATCGATCCGTCCGACTACGTCGACGAGCACGCGGACAGCTACGACGAATCCACCCTGCGGGCCCGGTATGCCGCCGTGCGCGACGAGACGGACTGGGTTGCGCGCTACCAGGGCCGCGAGGTCACCTGCGGCGCCACCACCGTCACCTTCGACGAGCTGGCCTGCGTACGCTGCGCGGTGAAGTATGGCCGAGCCATCCGCCACGCGCTGATGCTCGGCGATCACATTCGCGCCGTCAACGAAGCGGCTGGCACCGACTACGAAATCGAGCTCAGCGTCGACGAGACCGAACAGCCCACCACGCTCGCGGAACACTACATCGTGGCCGAGCTGTGCATCGAAAGCGGCATGAAACTGGTGTCGCTGGCGCCGCGCTACGTCGGCGACTTCGAGAAGGGCGTGGACTACAAGGGGGACGTGGCCGCGCTTGAGCGTTCGCTCGGCCAGCATGCCGACATTGCCGACGCGCTCGGACCCTACAAGCTGTCACTGCACTCCGGCTCCGACAAGCTGTCGATGTACCCCGCCTTCGCACGCGCCAGCCGCGGCCGCTTCCACGTCAAGACCGCCGGCACCAGCTACCTGGAGGCGTTGCGCGTGGTGGCGCGCCACGACGAGGCGCTGTTTCGCCGCATCGTCCACTTCGGGCGCGCGCGCTACGACACCGACAAGGCCACCTACCACGTGTCGGCGACGGTCGAAGGAGTACCACCCGCCGAGGCGATAGACGACGCGACCGAGCTCGAGCATCTCTACCTGGAGTTGTGGGACCGCGTTCCCGCGGGCAACGGGTTCACGCAGCCGGGACGCCAGGTTCTGCACTGCACGTTCGGATCGACGCTGCGGGATGCCGAGTTGGGTCCTGCGATCGTCGCGGTGCTGCACGCGCATCCCGATACCTACTGCGAAGTGCTCGCCGACCACTTCGCGCGCCACCTCGGCGCCCTGCGCGCGGGACTGACCTGAGTCGCGTACGAGCACCGCGGAGCCTCGCACCGTGAATCCCGCGCTGCTGATTACGGTCGCCATCCAGTTCGGTTGCCAGGCCTTCAAGGTGGTGTATTACTCGATTCGCAACCGCCGCCTGGAAGCGCATCGCCTGTTCTCCACCGGCGGCATGCCGAGCGCCCACTCCGCGTTCGTCAGCGCGCTGACCGTCTCAGTGGGCCTGGTGGAGGGCTGGGCGTCCGCGGCGTTCACGGTGTCGGTGGTGCTGGCCGCCATCGTCGTGTTCGACGCGATACGCCTGCGCCGCACCGTGGACCACCACAGCCGGGTGCTGCACG
The sequence above is drawn from the Spirochaetaceae bacterium genome and encodes:
- the fabF gene encoding beta-ketoacyl-ACP synthase II, yielding MDRTRVVITGLGAVSSLGNTAADTWQSARDGIIGIGPLTKFEADGHAAKVASEVHDLPVHDYLDRREARRMDLFTVYAMIASMQALHDAGLDGTGALAAERTGIMLGVGFGGVQAFENAWDKLNSRAPAGVEPLFIPKMMANSPVGQLAIKFGITGPSLVIASACTSATDAIGRALRCIRAGLCDVMITGGAEALLSPICFAGFGNLQALTTSFNDTPERASRPFDKDRSGFVLAEGAGILVIESADHAAARGAPVYAELAGYGATCDAHHLTAPHPEGLGAQSAMRMAMRTGGLEPHEVDYVNAHGTSTPLNDPIETAAIKGVFGEHAYRLRVSSTKSMVGHLLGGSGGVEAVVTIKALHEQFYPPTANLEEPDPACDLDYVAQRGVAAPMRAALSNSFGFGGHNGVISLKRAGG
- a CDS encoding tagaturonate epimerase family protein, which encodes MATEAAPQVRAVTLGLAPSFGFGDRIGLATPGHVAAMVRNGAGIEPIFAQQSIREMERTDRSPTEVLHDALHGMVASSWSGGTGADADHLKTTADVDATHAAGYTFYTIDPSDYVDEHADSYDESTLRARYAAVRDETDWVARYQGREVTCGATTVTFDELACVRCAVKYGRAIRHALMLGDHIRAVNEAAGTDYEIELSVDETEQPTTLAEHYIVAELCIESGMKLVSLAPRYVGDFEKGVDYKGDVAALERSLGQHADIADALGPYKLSLHSGSDKLSMYPAFARASRGRFHVKTAGTSYLEALRVVARHDEALFRRIVHFGRARYDTDKATYHVSATVEGVPPAEAIDDATELEHLYLELWDRVPAGNGFTQPGRQVLHCTFGSTLRDAELGPAIVAVLHAHPDTYCEVLADHFARHLGALRAGLT
- a CDS encoding M48 family metallopeptidase; the protein is MIHLDTLHLPPVRLTPPAETRAEMRIAGLTFPVIVSHERRRDARATIGRRGVLIRLPVGEPIAWCDRQVTSLLHWAARTIARDPGRFRIRPPRSYHHDQRLSIADSEFRLHLEHTDRASNAVRLGEVDRTTGCRTLHLILAAGQTEEQRNHALPRLVSRGLALAKEPELRGQVEDLNDTYFRRPLGTVRYRYARSRWGSCSARGNISIATRLLLAPPDVFEYVLVHELAHLVELNHSSRFWNLVECVVPDFRTHQAWLRRHHQDCQI
- a CDS encoding divergent PAP2 family protein; protein product: MNPALLITVAIQFGCQAFKVVYYSIRNRRLEAHRLFSTGGMPSAHSAFVSALTVSVGLVEGWASAAFTVSVVLAAIVVFDAIRLRRTVDHHSRVLHELIALLPDRRPAFNPPVVGHSTSEVVVGIAVGAVFSTLAYQLFVA